The Haematobia irritans isolate KBUSLIRL chromosome 1, ASM5000362v1, whole genome shotgun sequence DNA segment ACATCATAAAAGCAATGTACAGCAATACAAAACACTACAAGTCAAACATAGCGGAATGATGAGCGAACCTTTAACGGCGAACGCGGGGGGTAAAACAAGGATGTCCTCTATCTCCACTCTTATTTGCAATAGTGCTCGACGACGTAATGGATAGGATCTGCAAGAAAAAGAGAGGAATAGTATGGAACATCCAATGTCATTTGGAAGATCTAGACTTCGACATGCAAGACAAATTAAACGACCTCGTACTTCGAGCAAAAGAAGTAGGACTTGACATAAGTATAAAAAAGACCCCAAGCCATGCGTATAAATAATACATTTGACAATCAATTAAAGATTGGCAACGAACccctaaaatatgtaaaatcttTCTGCTACCTAGGATGTTTCAAGAGTGCAGATGGAGGAATAGAAGATATTAAAAAATAGACTGACTAGGTCCGCATTTGGCCGTATGAAAATATATTCAACGCGTGTGTCAAATCTATATTGCTATACCGAAGTGAAACTTGGTTGTTATCAATATCAATCGTTCAGACACTCCAAGTCTtcataagggagccaccgtggtgcaatggttagcatgcccgccttgcatacacaaggtggtttcactgcaatgtggaacgccgttcggactcggctataaaaaggaggtcccttggcattgagcttaacatggaatcgggcagcactcagtgataagttcaccaatgtggtatcacaatggactgaatagtctaagtgagcctgatacatcgggctgccacctaacctaacataacctaagtcTTCATAAATAAATGTCTGCGTATAATTTGCCGTATATATTGGCCGAACAAAATATCAAATATGGAATTGTGGAACAAAACGAACGAAGAACCCATTGAGCGCCAAATTACAAAGAGAAAATGGATAGGCCACACATTTAGAAAAGGTCCTGAGAGCATAGCCAAATCTGCCCTAGGATTGGAACCCCCAAGGCTCCAGATGACCCGGCCGTCATGGGAAGAAATTAAGAAAATCAGCGGAAATTGAATACAATGGAATTCACTTGTAAATGCCCTATGTTCCCAAGTGGAAtgaataaaggaaaaaaataaggACCAAGTGGACTTTTATCTCTCTTATCAGATCATTTCTTCAATATGGTACTGAAATATGACACAGTGATACACAATGATAGAATTGAATCGATTCAGAAACAGACCTTATTATTTTCACTGAGGCATATTCATTGGTATGTTGGTTTTAGGCCTTGGGTCAGTTCGTAAAAATCTTTCGAAATTTGTCCAGTCAGAATGGAAATATTAATTTGACTTACACAATTCCCACCATGCTATATTGAACTTGATCGGGCACTTTTTTTTACTTAGTGTAATTTCGAAGAATAAAAACCATCCTAATTAaagttttagttcaatattaatTTCTTATTAACCATATTCTATCAAATCAGTACTTAAAACTAAAGGGATAAACATTCGTCAACTTCTTGGTGATGATTCTCACTAAATTGATGTACATTTAGCTGGGCTCTGTCTGTGAAAACTTTTCCACAAACTAGGCATTTTATTGTTTGATCCTTTTTCATGTGTGTCCTCTTGTGTATTGTTAAGTTATAGTTTTTCGAAAATCCCTTGCCACACTCTTCACAATTATATGGTTTATTTTCACTGTGTGTACGAATGTGTCGAGTCATTGCATTCTTACTACGAAAACCTTTTAAGCACATTGGACATTTGAAAGGTCTTTCGCCTGTATGTAAATAACGATGATTTTTCAAATCGGCCGGTACGATAAATGCCTTGGAACAAAATTCGCATTGATATGGTTTTTCACCGGTATGGTGACGATGGGTATGAATGGTTAAACATGTAATTGTTGTACATACATATGAGCATTGGGTACACATAAATCGTTTTGGACGTTGTTGCTTTTTAGCAGGCTTTATATGCGTTGCGGAAGGAATGTTATCTTGAACATCTACATTGGATGTATTATTATTGGTTTTGGGAGTATGCTTGTCTAGAATATGCATTCGTAAGTCATGAGCCCTTTTATATTGCCGATCACAATGGGGACATTTGCTATAGGCTcgtattctatgaactaaacgcTTGTGCACTCTTAATGCAACATTATTATTATACACTTTTCCGCATTCCTCACAACGTCTGGCAAACCAATTACTTGATTGAGATTTGGGAACTCGTTTTTTTAGGTCCAGAATACTTCTTATGGTATCTTCATCGCCACTTGAGACTTCAACACTTGAGTCATCAGTTTCTGGGCATGTGACAGCGGAAGAGTTTTGAAATTCCCGAACTAGACTTTCCATATCTACAGGAGTATCtctaaaaatatgaattaaaaatgcattgtcaatttaataattaataagaATTTGAGGTACTTACTGTGTGTTTTCTTTACAATTCttatatttactttttatatttttaactatAACCAAATGTTCTCGTTTCGTATGGTGtaataaatcaaatttcttAATAGAAGTGTACGGGCAAAATCTACATTTAGATCTATCGTCTATTTTGCCATGTTTTGATTTCATGTGATAGTTGAGACCAGCATAGGATTTTGCTGTGTACTCACAGAGAcgacattttacaatttttcgtttttccatTGTTGATGTAGGTTTTGGTTTTTCTAAACctattttgtgtttttctaaGAGATGTTGTTTCAaagagtttttattttcaaaatctgATGAACACTGGTCACACGCATACGAACTTTCTTCTCCACTCTCCAACTCATTAGTTTCCTTAAATACGGTTTCTTGTGGAATTGAATCATTTGATGTTATGACTTCTCCacataatgaatttttaatttctgaCTTATCTGCATTGTCTATGTGGGACACTTCTTTTGCGCTGAAAGTGGGTTccgtaattttgattttaatcctTTGATGTTTGTATCTGTTCGCTTTGCGCTTTGATTGTTTAGGGGCCCGCTTTTTCATGTCTAGTATTTGCCGTATATAGTCTTCATCACCACTGGACCATACATCGTTGTGATTTGCTTCAGTTTTCTCTAGAGGATCATCATCATTGATATTATCGTCcagtttttctaatttttttctaaaagaaaagaaatatttttatgaaatcagAAAGTCGATATTCGCCTCTGGGGCTTTTTCCCAAAAATCGAATTGTTTTCCCTTTAAATTCTTTTACCTGGCCTCATTTTCACTCCTTTTTCTcatcatttttatttccaatggatGCATTTTCTTAATATGCAAAAGCATGTcaaatttcttaatattttcatatgaacaaaatttacattttactcTATCTTCATCAGTGCCATGCTTCGATCGCTTGTGAAAGTGTAATGCAGCAGAAGTTCCCACCGAGTGACCGCATACATCGCAAGTAAATGGCATATTTTCAGATCCTTGTGTTTTGGTCCTTTCTTTGACATGTAGTTGTGCCTGATGCTCGTTTAAACTTTTCACAGAGTTAAAGCTTTGAGCACAACTGCCACAAGCATAGATTCTTTTCCTTAGCCCAATTGTTTCACTCTTTTGTTCTTGTTCATCCAATTCCAAAACATCAAATGAATAGTTGGCGGCTGGTTCCTCATTTTCCGATATGATTTCATTGTCTCCTAATAACTCGGCAGACACAGGTAACTCCTCATAAATCATTTCATAAGATTCATTGAGATGCTCATTCTCTTCACCAGGAAGTTcatctttaatatttatttccaattctTGTGGAAATCCTAATATGTCGGCTTCATTACATAGATTTTGCCGCGATAGCTTAGCATTGGAGTTTTTGATTTGCTCAACAAACAAATACATATCACGTACCTTTTCGCAGCATATTGAGCATAAATATTGAGGCATGCTACCTTCGTTTTCCTCATTAATCTAATAAATAAGTAGAAAAATTTAGAGAtaagtataatttttataaattcctaTTCATACCTTCAGATTTGCCAAATTCACTATGATGTCCACATATCTTTTATTTGGTTGAAAATAGCTTGTAATATTCGTCATATGGCCCAAGTCATTATCTTCAATTGAACGAAGGCAAGTGCGGCATGTTTCCAGAGTATTATCCATTTCTTATACGAAAACTTTGTTGTTGATTTCTAAATTTGCCAGGATTAGTTTAGTATAACGAACAGCTGATCGAAtttaactacagccagtgttgtcaATTTGTGTTTTAAACAAGGGCACACTAATTTAAGTGTACGCTGTTTTAAAACATTTACAATACAATAGatgttatataaagggtgatttgttaagagcttgataactttaaaaaaaaaaaaaacgcataaaatttgcaaaatctcatcggttctttatttgaaacgttagattggtccatgacatttactttttgaagataatttcatttaaatgttgaccgcggctgcgtcttaggtggtccattcggaaagtccaattttgggcaactttttcgagcatttcggccggaatagcccgaatttcttcggaaatgttgtcttccaaagctggaatagttgctggcttatttctgtagactttagacttgacgtagccccacaaaaaatagtctaaaggcgtcaaatcgcatgatcttggtggccaacttaccggtccatttcttgagatgaattgttctccgaagttttccctcaaaatggccatagaatcgcgagctgtgtggcatgtagcgccatcttgttgaaaccacatgtcaaccaagttcagttcttccatttttggcaacaaaaagtttgttagcatcgaacgatagcgatcgccattcaccgtaacgttgcgtccaacagcatctttgaaaaaatacggtccaatgattccaccagcgtacaaaccacaccaaacagtgcatttttcgggatgcatgggcagttcttgaacggcttctggttgctcttcactccaaatgcggcaattttgcttatttacgtagccattcaaccagaaatgagcctcatcgttgaacaaaatttgtcgataaaaaagcggattttctgccaacttttctagggcccattcactgaaaattcgacgttgtggcagatcgtaagtctattcatgatgaaatgtcaaagcatactgagcatctttctctttgacaccatgtctgaaatcccacgtgatctgtcaaatactaatgcatgaaaatcctaacctcaaaagaatcaccctttagataggCCATGtgtctcttaaaaaaaaatgtgtcagttccaaaaattaattttctgacatctcgttttgattttttcgtaaagagtcagttcATAAAGAACAATGCTGCTCTTTATGACATAAGCATCCAGTCCTGTTCTCCTGATTGCGGCTCCCAAACTCCAAAGGCCATTACTATGGTGTCAGGAACCTTGCATTCAACGGTTATAGTTACCTCATACGATAATGGATTTCTTTCTACTACATCTACCACTTCTCACACGATTGCCCCAATTACTATTTGGTAGTTTGTCTTTTTTCcatcatatttaattttataatttttaaaggcCAGAACTAAGTTCTTgattctcaaaaaaatcaaaactaaaagagaaaaaattgtgaaatggatatttttttatatataggtgagtactatgttcgagtttttcaccaaaaacactaaattaaaagtgcaaaaatatatatgaagacgataaaatttttatcaactctcttcaaattatgtatggaaaagatccaatgtattgattgcgaaccatttaatatttcaaaattaattgattaaaaaaagtaaccgtgaaaataagctggttttcagcttgaaaactgaacatagtactcagcttataggccggtatgcacctctagcgaaattttcggtagcaaaaattcatttaagtctacaacaaaaaaacagggctgtgtacacaaattttaaaccaggtaatcgcttttaaaaattgttaatatatgttccaaatattcctcaaataaattgtttattatttacagaccttttaaaacttttacgcacacaatgattgtaataaattaaatgtttgctgccaaaatatgcttttgacaaccctgttattttcattagaggtgcgtaccagcttacgaaattgaacgctaccgaaaatttcgttagcataaatagcaatgcatttcttatgggaatgaaatttttcgctagaggtgcataccggccttattgGATTAAATGATTCAAAAAGCAATTCACCAAATGTTGGATTTTCACtagaaacgcaaaaaaaaatctgctacAATTTATTTTAACGCGAAATGGTAACACTGTTTACCCATTCAAAAACATATcagaaccagtgttgccaactccccaaggccaaaatcacaaaaaaaaaatattataaattctaacataccaccttccaccacaaaatcggatattaaatgctctactaaagggtgattcttttgaggttaggattttcatgcattagtatttgacagatcacgtgggatttcagacatggtgtcaaagagaaagatgctcagtatgctttgacatttcatcatgaatagacttactaacgagccacaacgtcgaattttcagtgaatgggccctagaaaagttggcagaaaatccgcttttttatcgacaaattttgttcagcgatgaggctcatttctggttgaatggctacgtaaataagcaaaattgccgcatttggagtgaagagcaaccagaagccgttcaagaactgcccatgcatcccgaaaaatgcactgtttggtgtggtttgtacgctggtggaatcattggaccgtattttttcaaagatgctgttggacgcaacgttacggtgaatggcgatcgctatcgttcgatgctaacaaactttttgttgccaaaaatggaagaactgaacatggttgacatgtggtttcaacaagatggcgctacatgccacacagctcgcgattctatggccattttgagggaaaacttcggagaacaattcatctcaagaaatggaccggtagttggccaccaagatcatgcgatttgacgcctttagactattttttgtggggctacgtcaagtctaaagtctacagaaataagccagcaactattccagctttggaagacaacatttccgaagaaattcgggctattccggccgaaatgctcgaaaaagttgcccaaaattggactttccgaatggaccacctaagacgcagccgcggtaaacatttaaatgaaattatcttcaaaaagtaaatgtcatggaccaatctaacgtttcaaataaagaaccgatgagattttgcaaattttatgcgttttttttttaaaaaaagttatcaagctcttaacaaatcaccctttactaaaaaacaaaaaaaaaaaaaacttctgaagatgtattatagaacttttgtgaattgaatttcaagaagttaaggtgggtattaagatcgagtttagccgctaaaatataaaatagtcattttttcacaattacttttctttaataaatcattttaaggaatacaaactttgtgaaaatttgtttttggctATCATCCAgtatccccatcaagttataataaaatttgcagcaaatatgcataattttatgcccatttttactgagacagttttcactttagcggcaaaactctaacttagtactcaccattatgaaccgctattcaagtatacaccttgatcagttttaatgctttcgtccaattcattttgatcagtgatgtttttcaactttcaaaatattaatatatggaaggagtttattgcttatttcagttgtgcgtgcttttgtgaatttaatacaaacgtttttaatgacatctttaccaaattcaaaaattcgatacTCATCGCtctactttcctacagaataccctaaataacaatattaattaaaaaataatcaataccaacttcataacaatcaaattctatatttggcaataaattggagtttcttcggctcttgaaagtctagtcaaaatttttgtatcaattaaacttaatactgttcaaaataaaaaaagcaccaaaagcactaaatgaaaatgccagaaagcaccaagttggtgctttttttgaaaaggcactaaaaatgcaatttgttgctttttagaaatcaaaaagcactaaatttggtgctaaaagcaccaaattagcAACACTGATCAGAACTTTTGTAACTTATTGTGCATTATAGCATATGTTTTTGTGTGAAATTCCTGAATTTCCATTTGGGTCAATGacttataattttctttatgtgcAAAACAAAAACTGGAGTGTGATATCAGTCGTTATTAAGTAACAAGCATTGCAGTAAGAAAACCTACTCTTGGCAATACACTTTTGTGGGCAATAAAGATAACAATGGCTTCTGAAGCTGCTAAGGATGATTTGGATCAGGATATGACGTTTACGAAAGAATTAAGGGCTGCGACAAAGGATGTCCATAAGATTAGTGACGTTTTAGTTAATGCGAAATTTGCTTTCGGTAAATACAAGGCGCAATAACACAAGAaaggcaaaataaaattaataagtaTTTTTCCAGCTTTATCTGATGATGCTGTGTGGTACGATGGTCTTCTGAGCTTCTATgagatttataaatttttagaacGTAATTTGCCAGATAAATTATTACCGAAAGAGTTACACCGCACCGAAGCATTCGAgaaagattttgacttctttTATGGTGAGAATTGGAGGGAGACTTATGAAATACGTCCTTCAGTGGCTAAATATCTTGAACATTTGGAAGAAGTCAACAAAAAAGACAAGCTTCTACTATTTGCCTACGCTTATCAGATGTATATGGCTTTAATGTCTGGAGGTCAATTGTTGCAAAGGAAACGTATGATTGCTCGTAAAATGTGGCCGGGATCTAATGGTGTATCCAAGGAAGAGGATGAACAACAAATGCCATCCGAGGAGCCAACAAATCCTGATGATTTAACAACTCGACCAATGCCAATACAGGTATCAATTTGTCCGGAAGGTTGTTCGGCTACTTATTTCCCGGAAAAAATTGCAGTACTAAAATCTAAATTGCGAAAAGTTCTCAATGATAACTATGGACAATTTGATGAAAAAATGAAAGCTGATTTTATAGAAGagagcaaaaatgtatttctcttTAACAGTGATGTTGTACGTTCCATCAAAGGAGTTAATCgtgcaaatttaaaaaagctAGCTATAGTTGTTGTCTTCTTTGTCAGCGtctattttgccataaaatTAGCCAGGCGTTGAGGGCAAAAATGATATGCTTATATGTGATACAATGGAAGTATGCAAGAATCTTTACTAATGTAAAGTAATTATTTTAACTCATCTGAAagaacatattttaatttatttagaaatgcatattaaaaaatagtttgtggtattaataattttataatttgatcatgttttaaataaactcaAATCTGTTTGTTTATGTAAAAGTAAATATGTTTGGGCGTGTTTAACTAAAAAAAGCAGTTAATTTttcaatacacacaaaaaaaattttttgatttcaatcacgaaaatctcggattcaatcatttttttttaattgaaatgtcttcaatcacgaaaatgatagtatcaatcacccattttgattgaaaaccaacacgatttttaattaaaaatttaattgacttttgtcacggaatcaattaattgtgtgattgaatcaattaaaaacgtgattgatttttaacataaaattcaatcacagttttaattgaatcaattaaaattttaattaatttcgcgacaaaaatcaatcaactatttgattcattcaattaaataattaattgaaattggctataaatttcgatcaacaaatttatatattgcgaccccaaaatcgtatttagttttatttgaaataaaagaaaatgtgtgtttctcataaaacatatttaatattttattattttttgaattatgcaatagacaaataaatttggttcttgtcatttgtgttttgttctaacataacttacaaacacaattactatcaataacaactatagggtgaaaaaataaattatataaatcactatcttccttataataatgcgcctagatttccaataaatcagcagccttagtttttctgaaagtaaacaaaataattcgaatttaattttgttcaattaaaagttaattttgttaaacattacctgcatagaatatcaagttcaattcttagttccaggttgcagatttatattcttcttttgcagtggtagtcttttagcataaaaaggtgtataaaggagctcggtaatttatttttaataacaattcctttccaaaatgtccacacattgaaatcgtctattaaaatttgaaccactcaaagacaaaaataatgggaaagcaatgtaatatttggtattatattgatgatactttgcaaattctggaaatagcaaaaatataaatggaaaatacatatttttattattttcggatatttttcatttttttaaatccaaaagaaataacttttttaccattacataattcagctcattagtttatatatcagatatactgctctctatttgggttcaaactgaaaaagcaggtaaaacaaaaatgcaatttaatgccaacgcaacttcgcaacttcaaggtgaatcttccaacaaacccataccgctcttggttttaagaactaggagtgaaaaaaatttataattttaagagattaatacggtacccacttttttattgcaaacatattcttatatattataATTGATAAAATGAGGGATTTGATTGGATTGATTggtaaatttcacgaaataaaattggtcactaaaagaaatgaataaaaaaatatattattttagtccgtttaatgtaaacaggcttcaatggaaaacggtattcacatttcacaatttcttaccaataaacgtagattgttttccatttttacaataccacaaaacacaaacaatggtaattttaaatgcattttctcatatatttttttcaaacctttaccacgtggccgtgtgttgttgcacactttatttatttcaaccctttgctatgatttgttgttgcgttcaaaatatttatgcacacattttgaatgcagcagacagaatgtcgctaatcatgtttttcaatttacgcgaaaaacaaaaacccaaccgttcgttacgagttacttccacagactgatctctccatcatacattgttgaataaatacccattctcttgttctcttttcgctctttccattgcttaaaattattcaatttcaatcacaaaggtgattggatcaatcacatgtgtaattggaaacgggaaaattttcaatcacgtttgtaattcaaaattattgccgaattgattaacaaattgattgaatcaattaatattttaatttgaaacgtaacaaatatcaatcatttttttaattggttttcattcggatttgattaaataattaattgaatcaattaacatattaattgaatccgtttccaaattcagttaggtgtttaattgaaaaaaatttggtgataattttttgtgtgtagggatACATTCGAAAGTattcgaaaataatttttttgtaatcgtCAAAATCGGCTAATCGATATTGGTCAAAATCGACTAATCAGCTTTTTATAGTGACCAAAATCGATTAAAGTGGACTTTCAATAATGGTAAAGTCTAAAAATAGACTTACTCTATTTTGACTTGTAACAGTCGAGTAGTCTAGAGTCGTTTTGctccaatttttgaaaaagattaAAATTGACTTTGATTCTCATTACAATCTCTAGTTACTAACAtccatgtgtgaatgtaaagggtgatttgttaagagcttgataacttttttttttaaaaaaacgcataaaatttgcaaaatctcatcggttctttatttgaaacgttagattggtccatgacatttactttttgaagataatttcatttaaatgttgaccgcggctgcgtcttaggtggtccattcggaaagtccaattttgggcaactttttcgagcatttcggccggaatagcccgaatttcttcggaaatgttgtcttccaaagctggaatagttgctggcttatttctgtagactttagacttgacgtagccccacaaaaaatagtctaaaggcgtcaaatcgcatgatcttggtggccaacttaccggtccatttcttgagatgaattgttctccgaagttttccctcaaaatggccatagaatcgcgagctgtgtggcatgtagcgccatcttgttgaaaccacatgtcaaccaagttcagttcttccatttttggcaacaaaaagtttgttagcatcgaacgatagcgatcgccattcaccgtaacgttgcgtccaacagcatctttgaaaaaatacggtccaatgattccaccagcgtacaaaccacaccaaacagtgcatttttcgggatgcatgggcagttcttgaacggcttctggttgctcttcactccaaatgcggcaattttgcttatttacgtagccattcaaccagaaatgagcctcatcgc contains these protein-coding regions:
- the LOC142220842 gene encoding uncharacterized protein LOC142220842, whose translation is MDNTLETCRTCLRSIEDNDLGHMTNITSYFQPNKRYVDIIVNLANLKINEENEGSMPQYLCSICCEKVRDMYLFVEQIKNSNAKLSRQNLCNEADILGFPQELEINIKDELPGEENEHLNESYEMIYEELPVSAELLGDNEIISENEEPAANYSFDVLELDEQEQKSETIGLRKRIYACGSCAQSFNSVKSLNEHQAQLHVKERTKTQGSENMPFTCDVCGHSVGTSAALHFHKRSKHGTDEDRVKCKFCSYENIKKFDMLLHIKKMHPLEIKMMRKRSENEARKKLEKLDDNINDDDPLEKTEANHNDVWSSGDEDYIRQILDMKKRAPKQSKRKANRYKHQRIKIKITEPTFSAKEVSHIDNADKSEIKNSLCGEVITSNDSIPQETVFKETNELESGEESSYACDQCSSDFENKNSLKQHLLEKHKIGLEKPKPTSTMEKRKIVKCRLCEYTAKSYAGLNYHMKSKHGKIDDRSKCRFCPYTSIKKFDLLHHTKREHLVIVKNIKSKYKNCKENTQDTPVDMESLVREFQNSSAVTCPETDDSSVEVSSGDEDTIRSILDLKKRVPKSQSSNWFARRCEECGKVYNNNVALRVHKRLVHRIRAYSKCPHCDRQYKRAHDLRMHILDKHTPKTNNNTSNVDVQDNIPSATHIKPAKKQQRPKRFMCTQCSYVCTTITCLTIHTHRHHTGEKPYQCEFCSKAFIVPADLKNHRYLHTGERPFKCPMCLKGFRSKNAMTRHIRTHSENKPYNCEECGKGFSKNYNLTIHKRTHMKKDQTIKCLVCGKVFTDRAQLNVHQFSENHHQEVDECLSL
- the Ho gene encoding heme oxygenase, which gives rise to MASEAAKDDLDQDMTFTKELRAATKDVHKISDVLVNAKFAFALSDDAVWYDGLLSFYEIYKFLERNLPDKLLPKELHRTEAFEKDFDFFYGENWRETYEIRPSVAKYLEHLEEVNKKDKLLLFAYAYQMYMALMSGGQLLQRKRMIARKMWPGSNGVSKEEDEQQMPSEEPTNPDDLTTRPMPIQVSICPEGCSATYFPEKIAVLKSKLRKVLNDNYGQFDEKMKADFIEESKNVFLFNSDVVRSIKGVNRANLKKLAIVVVFFVSVYFAIKLARR